Proteins from a genomic interval of Chroococcidiopsis thermalis PCC 7203:
- a CDS encoding WD40 repeat domain-containing protein: protein MNVDEALVILDAFLDRGLNDIQELVFRKAWEGQTYPEIAESSDYDANYIKDVGSKLWKLLSKALSEEVTKSNFRAVLRRRASELGSRENSEFGIRNSEFGIPNSKFSTRLSPLASRLSPTTNYQLPITHIDWGEAVDVATFYGRSEELATLEQWIKNDSPRGDSSASRCRLVAVLGMGGMGKTALSIALAENLQSEFEYIVWRSLRNAPPLAELLGGIVQFLSHQQETAATLSQDLDRCISMLLEYLRHHRCLLVLDNVESILRGGEHAGQYREGYQAYGELLQRIGEVRHTSCLVLTSREKPKEIVLLEGETLPVRSLQLEGLNIAAGREIFRAKGNFVGSDLEWQRLIEHYAGNPLALKMVAAGIQDLFDSNLTIFLATLRTGTLVFDDIRDLLERQMNRISKLEIEVMYWLAVEREPIAFTALRENVLSLEAKQKLPETLRSLGQRSLIEKTATGFTQQPVVMDFAIDRFIERICGEIVRGAIGLFNSHAILEAQAKDYIRDTQIRLIIIPLVDKLLAQTNLSSLVDRLGQILTNWRQRSARSPGYLAGNILNLLTHLKIDLRGWDFSNLCVWQAYLAGRNLKQVNFARADLAKSVFTEDLSVTPAVAFSPTGKLLATGDADGAIRLWQVADWKKLLTLKGHTNWIWSVMFNPDGSVLASASDDKTVRLWDTRSGECRCILPHTHRIWSVAFSPDGKTIASGSEDSTVKLWHWQTGECYQTLFGHTNWIRSIAFSPDGKTLASGSVDCTVRLWDVGTGECIKTLQGHTTQVWSVAFSPDGEMLASSSDRTVKLWQTSTGECLRTLCGHTNWIRTVAFSSGGDMVASGSEDYTIRLWDVQTGECCRTLAGHTNWIRSVAFSPDGKTLASGSGDHTIKIWNVTDGKCIKTLQGYTSRVWSVAFHPRPLASHPTGMLASGNDDKTVRLWNVETGECDRTLHGHGNRVWAVAFSPDGQTIASGSGDYTIGLWNASTGDRYNTIQAYSGVRSLAFHPNGYILAGGCDDYTVRLWDILSGKTLHKLQGHTNRVWSVAFSVDGNFLASGSDDHTIKLWNTETGECHNTLQGHDNWVWAVAFSPDGQTLASGSGDRTVKLWDWQMGKCYQTLQEHTSRVWSVAFSPDGQTVASGSSDYSIKLWNVETGECRHTLQGHTDLIWSVAFSTDGQILASGSQDETIRLWDANTGKSLKILRAQRPYEGMNIAGVTGLTEAAIATLKALGATEWVMGNG from the coding sequence ATGAACGTTGACGAAGCACTAGTAATTCTAGATGCATTTCTCGATCGGGGACTCAACGACATTCAGGAACTAGTCTTTCGCAAAGCCTGGGAAGGTCAGACTTATCCCGAAATCGCCGAAAGCTCTGACTACGATGCTAATTACATTAAAGATGTAGGTTCTAAACTATGGAAGTTACTTTCTAAAGCTCTCTCAGAAGAAGTCACGAAAAGTAACTTTCGTGCCGTCTTGCGGCGACGAGCTTCCGAACTTGGGAGCAGGGAGAATTCGGAATTCGGAATTCGGAATTCGGAATTTGGAATTCCAAATTCAAAATTTAGCACTCGTCTCTCGCCTCTCGCCTCTCGCCTTTCACCAACTACCAATTACCAATTACCAATTACCCACATAGACTGGGGCGAAGCGGTAGATGTAGCAACATTTTACGGGCGGAGCGAGGAGTTAGCGACTTTAGAGCAGTGGATTAAGAACGATTCGCCTAGAGGCGACAGCTCCGCTTCACGCTGTCGTTTAGTGGCGGTATTGGGTATGGGTGGTATGGGGAAAACTGCCTTATCGATCGCCCTAGCAGAAAACTTGCAATCAGAATTTGAATATATTGTTTGGCGCAGTTTGCGTAACGCTCCGCCTCTAGCAGAATTACTCGGTGGGATCGTTCAATTTCTCTCTCATCAACAAGAAACAGCGGCGACATTATCCCAAGATCTCGATCGCTGTATCAGTATGCTGCTAGAATATTTGCGCCACCATCGCTGTTTGTTAGTACTAGATAACGTCGAAAGTATTCTGCGTGGAGGCGAACATGCAGGACAATATCGAGAAGGATATCAAGCCTATGGCGAATTATTACAACGCATTGGAGAAGTCCGTCATACGAGTTGTTTAGTACTAACTAGCCGAGAAAAACCAAAAGAAATTGTCTTGCTCGAAGGCGAAACACTACCAGTACGTTCTCTACAGTTGGAAGGTCTAAATATTGCCGCAGGACGAGAAATTTTTCGCGCTAAGGGAAATTTTGTCGGTTCCGATTTAGAATGGCAAAGGTTAATCGAGCATTATGCTGGGAATCCTCTTGCTTTAAAGATGGTGGCTGCAGGAATTCAGGACTTATTTGATAGCAATCTAACTATATTTTTAGCAACCTTACGCACGGGAACATTAGTTTTTGATGATATCCGCGATTTATTAGAGCGGCAGATGAATCGGATATCAAAATTAGAAATAGAAGTGATGTATTGGCTGGCAGTCGAACGGGAGCCAATCGCTTTTACAGCACTGCGAGAAAATGTTTTGTCCTTAGAAGCGAAGCAAAAACTACCAGAAACTCTTCGATCTTTAGGACAGCGATCGCTGATTGAGAAAACCGCTACGGGCTTTACCCAACAACCAGTTGTAATGGATTTTGCGATCGATCGCTTTATCGAACGCATATGTGGAGAAATAGTCAGGGGGGCGATCGGTTTATTTAACAGTCATGCCATTCTTGAAGCGCAAGCAAAAGATTACATTAGAGATACGCAAATTCGGCTGATTATCATACCACTTGTCGATAAACTTTTAGCTCAAACAAATCTCAGTAGCCTTGTCGATCGCTTAGGGCAAATTCTAACTAATTGGCGACAAAGATCGGCGCGATCGCCAGGGTATTTGGCAGGAAATATTCTGAACTTGCTAACTCATCTCAAGATCGATCTGCGCGGATGGGATTTTTCTAACCTCTGCGTATGGCAAGCATATTTAGCCGGACGCAACTTAAAGCAAGTCAACTTTGCCCGTGCCGATCTTGCCAAATCGGTTTTTACCGAAGATTTAAGCGTGACTCCAGCCGTAGCTTTTAGTCCCACAGGCAAGCTATTGGCAACAGGAGATGCTGATGGAGCAATTCGGCTATGGCAAGTTGCAGATTGGAAAAAACTGCTGACTTTGAAAGGACATACAAATTGGATCTGGTCGGTTATGTTTAATCCTGACGGTAGTGTTTTAGCAAGTGCCAGCGATGACAAAACAGTTCGTTTGTGGGATACCCGTAGCGGTGAATGCCGTTGTATTTTGCCACATACACATCGCATTTGGTCAGTGGCTTTCAGTCCCGACGGCAAAACTATAGCTAGTGGGAGTGAAGATAGTACTGTCAAGCTATGGCATTGGCAGACAGGAGAATGTTACCAGACTTTGTTCGGACATACGAACTGGATTAGAAGCATCGCCTTCAGTCCCGATGGCAAAACCCTAGCTAGTGGTAGTGTAGACTGTACCGTGCGATTGTGGGATGTTGGCACGGGAGAGTGTATCAAAACTCTACAGGGACATACAACTCAAGTCTGGTCAGTTGCCTTTAGTCCCGATGGCGAGATGCTCGCTAGTAGTAGCGATCGCACTGTCAAGTTGTGGCAAACTAGCACGGGGGAATGTCTGCGGACTCTATGCGGACATACAAACTGGATCAGGACTGTTGCTTTTAGCTCTGGGGGAGATATGGTAGCCAGCGGCAGCGAAGATTATACAATTCGACTCTGGGACGTACAGACGGGAGAATGCTGTCGGACGCTGGCGGGACATACAAATTGGATTAGATCTGTAGCTTTTAGTCCTGACGGCAAAACCTTGGCTAGCGGGAGCGGCGACCATACGATCAAGATCTGGAATGTCACGGATGGAAAATGTATCAAAACCCTTCAGGGTTACACTAGCCGCGTCTGGTCGGTTGCTTTTCATCCCCGTCCGCTAGCCTCACATCCAACCGGAATGCTAGCTAGCGGTAACGATGATAAAACCGTGCGATTGTGGAACGTCGAAACAGGAGAGTGCGATCGCACGTTACACGGTCATGGTAATAGAGTTTGGGCTGTTGCCTTTAGCCCTGACGGTCAAACCATAGCCAGCGGTAGCGGTGACTATACCATCGGGCTTTGGAATGCTTCAACTGGCGATCGCTACAATACGATCCAAGCCTACAGCGGAGTCAGATCCCTGGCTTTTCACCCCAACGGCTACATTTTGGCTGGTGGCTGCGATGACTATACGGTGAGGTTATGGGATATCCTCAGCGGCAAAACCCTGCATAAGTTGCAAGGGCATACCAACCGAGTCTGGTCAGTTGCCTTTAGTGTAGATGGCAACTTTCTAGCTAGCGGTAGCGACGACCACACAATTAAGTTGTGGAATACTGAAACCGGAGAGTGCCACAACACGTTACAAGGACATGACAATTGGGTGTGGGCAGTTGCCTTCAGTCCTGACGGACAAACCCTGGCAAGTGGTAGCGGCGATCGCACAGTCAAGTTATGGGATTGGCAAATGGGGAAATGTTACCAAACTCTCCAGGAACATACAAGCCGAGTTTGGTCAGTTGCCTTCAGCCCTGACGGGCAGACTGTAGCAAGTGGCAGCAGCGACTATAGCATCAAGTTGTGGAATGTCGAAACTGGTGAATGCAGACATACTCTCCAGGGACACACCGATTTAATTTGGTCGGTTGCTTTCAGTACTGACGGACAAATTCTTGCCAGTGGCAGCCAGGATGAGACGATTAGACTATGGGATGCAAATACAGGCAAATCTCTCAAGATATTGCGGGCGCAAAGACCCTATGAAGGGATGAATATTGCTGGCGTAACTGGTTTAACTGAGGCAGCGATCGCCACATTAAAAGCTTTAGGAGCAACAGAATGGGTAATGGGTAATGGGTAA
- a CDS encoding nuclear transport factor 2 family protein — protein sequence MELRSSMAAITQTEIIRSLIGLFEAMDVESAMTYFTEDALCRFGNHPPAVGKAAIASVIEASQLSRSARTSFEINEIWEIDDAVICQMETTHMCDRCKAIAIPCAIVFRMEDDLVREMRIYIDASPL from the coding sequence ATGGAATTGCGATCCAGTATGGCTGCTATTACCCAAACAGAGATTATTAGGAGTTTGATCGGGTTGTTCGAGGCAATGGATGTAGAGAGTGCCATGACTTATTTTACTGAAGATGCCCTATGTCGATTTGGCAATCATCCACCTGCGGTTGGGAAAGCCGCGATCGCATCCGTAATCGAAGCAAGTCAGCTCAGTCGGAGCGCCCGAACTTCTTTTGAAATCAATGAAATTTGGGAAATTGACGATGCTGTAATTTGCCAAATGGAAACAACTCATATGTGCGATCGTTGTAAAGCGATCGCAATACCATGCGCGATCGTGTTTCGCATGGAAGACGATCTCGTTCGCGAAATGCGCATCTACATTGATGCTTCTCCCTTATAG